In one window of Sandaracinaceae bacterium DNA:
- a CDS encoding MMPL family transporter codes for MPLCRRYLARCETAPVVVLLCLAVVSALAVWGASTVAFDTRLLALLPPDSEAMRDLSALEQRGTTGTPLQLLVTSPDPAANRRVAGWLADELVRWPDVRWAEARRGAERLRAKQLLIVPASELEGWADQLEGIVAWEQCERMPGCVQLDDRPPDLDLDDVRARLAAQPDLANLGRLLREPVTTLGTSTGTADDVDVGALCNDDGDVCAVEASLRGEARDVTVAEDVLRRAEALGAEAVARVGAPDMRVVVSGPVRNAAMNKRVAEADLQRISWLSGALVALVLLVQFRSPRWALVILTPVLAAGAVTLALVAAVGQPLNLIASFSFAILMGVGVDFGIHLAAHYRAARAEGLPAAHAVAHTLDALGNSLGVAALSTAVAFFALTFAAFPGFAQMGWVAGAGVVAAWVANLLWFPPLVSALERLRPERAPSPRADGPRPLDVPPRPGRRLPLVVAGVGLLGACVLGALATRVTVQEDFRRLQPEGIAHGLDARGALHGTQGVEVQLYGEDPAQVRAAALAIAQRVGVLADADDARVGEALVLTAAALASDEQPRRLSAIARVHEQLLDLPEALDPELRAQVDQLRPLFAVHEPIGPADLPPFVRDALVDAQGRLGHIALVIVRASGSDARAMMQLSQVLAEVRGEHPSVALASPPALLGEVLPALYHDAPWVVLLALLGLSASTFALSRSLGRLALVLLAVAVTSAVTGGVLALCGLSLNLYNMVILPAAFGIAVDGAVYVVWARAGEGSGPEQERALRVSRGAILGSTVTTLSAFGSLATSTHPGVASLGLVGALAVGLASVVNLVWLPAVLNTRWVGRRFT; via the coding sequence ATGCCGCTCTGTCGTCGATACCTCGCGCGCTGTGAGACGGCCCCCGTGGTGGTCCTGCTGTGCCTCGCGGTCGTGAGCGCGCTGGCCGTGTGGGGGGCCTCCACCGTCGCGTTCGACACGCGCCTGCTGGCGCTGCTGCCCCCGGACAGCGAGGCGATGCGCGACCTCTCCGCGCTCGAGCAGCGGGGGACCACGGGCACCCCCCTGCAGCTGCTGGTGACCTCGCCCGATCCGGCCGCGAACCGGCGCGTGGCGGGCTGGCTCGCGGACGAGCTCGTGCGCTGGCCCGACGTACGCTGGGCCGAAGCGCGCCGCGGCGCCGAACGCCTGCGCGCCAAGCAGCTGCTCATCGTGCCTGCGTCGGAGCTCGAGGGGTGGGCCGACCAGCTCGAGGGGATCGTGGCGTGGGAGCAGTGCGAGCGCATGCCTGGTTGTGTCCAGCTGGACGACCGGCCGCCGGACCTCGATCTCGACGACGTGCGCGCCCGGCTGGCCGCGCAGCCCGACCTCGCCAACCTCGGCCGCCTGCTGCGGGAGCCCGTGACGACCCTCGGGACAAGCACCGGAACGGCAGACGACGTGGACGTGGGCGCGCTGTGCAACGACGACGGTGACGTGTGCGCCGTGGAGGCGTCGCTGCGCGGCGAGGCCCGCGACGTCACGGTGGCCGAAGACGTCCTCCGGCGCGCCGAGGCGCTCGGCGCCGAGGCCGTGGCCCGCGTGGGCGCGCCGGACATGCGCGTCGTGGTGAGCGGACCGGTGCGGAACGCGGCCATGAACAAGCGCGTGGCGGAGGCCGACCTGCAGCGCATCTCGTGGCTGAGCGGGGCGCTGGTGGCGCTCGTGTTGCTGGTGCAGTTTCGCTCGCCGCGTTGGGCGCTCGTGATCCTCACCCCCGTGCTCGCTGCCGGCGCCGTCACCCTCGCCCTCGTCGCCGCCGTCGGCCAGCCACTCAACCTCATCGCGTCGTTCAGCTTCGCCATCTTGATGGGGGTCGGCGTGGACTTCGGCATTCACCTCGCGGCGCACTACCGGGCTGCGCGCGCCGAGGGACTACCCGCCGCGCATGCCGTCGCACACACGCTCGACGCGCTCGGCAACTCGCTCGGGGTGGCCGCGTTGAGCACCGCCGTGGCGTTCTTCGCGCTCACCTTCGCGGCGTTCCCGGGCTTCGCTCAGATGGGCTGGGTGGCAGGGGCCGGCGTGGTGGCCGCCTGGGTGGCGAACCTGCTGTGGTTCCCGCCGCTCGTGTCGGCGCTCGAGAGGCTCCGTCCCGAGCGAGCCCCGTCCCCCCGAGCCGATGGGCCGCGCCCGCTGGATGTGCCCCCTCGCCCCGGTCGACGGCTCCCGCTCGTGGTCGCCGGGGTCGGCCTCCTGGGGGCGTGTGTGCTGGGAGCCTTGGCCACGCGGGTGACCGTGCAGGAGGACTTTCGTCGCCTACAGCCCGAGGGCATCGCGCACGGCCTCGACGCGCGTGGCGCGCTGCATGGCACACAGGGCGTCGAGGTGCAGCTCTACGGGGAGGACCCCGCGCAGGTCCGCGCGGCCGCGCTCGCCATCGCGCAGCGCGTGGGTGTCCTCGCGGACGCGGACGACGCGCGGGTCGGCGAGGCGCTGGTCTTGACGGCGGCCGCCCTCGCGTCGGACGAGCAGCCACGGCGCCTCTCGGCCATCGCGCGTGTCCACGAGCAGCTGCTCGACCTCCCCGAGGCGCTCGATCCCGAGCTGCGCGCGCAGGTCGACCAGCTGCGCCCGCTGTTCGCCGTGCATGAGCCCATCGGGCCCGCGGACCTTCCGCCGTTCGTGCGGGACGCGCTGGTAGACGCGCAGGGACGGCTCGGGCACATCGCGCTCGTGATCGTGCGCGCCAGCGGCTCCGACGCGCGCGCCATGATGCAGCTCAGCCAGGTGCTGGCCGAGGTGCGCGGTGAGCACCCGTCCGTCGCGCTGGCCTCACCGCCGGCGTTGCTCGGCGAGGTGCTGCCCGCGCTCTACCACGACGCACCGTGGGTCGTGTTGCTCGCGCTGCTGGGGTTGAGCGCCTCGACCTTCGCGCTCTCGAGGAGCCTGGGGCGCCTCGCGCTCGTGCTGCTCGCCGTCGCGGTGACGAGCGCCGTCACAGGGGGTGTGTTGGCTCTGTGTGGGCTCTCCCTCAACCTCTACAACATGGTCATCCTCCCGGCGGCCTTCGGCATCGCGGTGGACGGAGCGGTGTACGTGGTGTGGGCGCGTGCGGGTGAGGGGAGCGGTCCGGAGCAGGAGCGCGCGCTGCGGGTCAGCCGCGGCGCCATCCTGGGTTCGACCGTCACGACCCTCTCGGCGTTCGGGAGCCTGGCGACCAGCACGCACCCCGGCGTGGCGTCGCTCGGGTTGGTCGGGGCGCTCGCCGTCGGGCTCGCGTCGGTCGTGAACCTGGTGTGGCTGCCGGCCGTGCTGAACACGCGCTGGGTGGGCCGCCGGTTCACATGA
- a CDS encoding lipopolysaccharide biosynthesis protein, with protein sequence MPHSGVHELPTERSVTHDSDLRRGALANLLGFAVRAGHPLLLALTTHLYGAGRWGLFVAAQAGVMLAVRVALLGFDKGLLYWLPQRDRAGARSGLAGIAAVAGSSALLLTLLAALAAGPLADSRGLPEARLPWSLMALGILPQAVGDFFAYASVARRRPEVLVLVREVVLPFSLVGAAIALHALGLEELGLAWAFLASQCLGAVAAAVAYWRCVGRFDEGDRQRELSSGFVRYALPLGAAETLNVLLFRLDALVLAALVDPALVGVYGVVTQFGNTVRGARASFEPVVHAVAADMATAPRGERVREGFGLASSLVFATQLPLAFAAVMLAPLVLPWFGPGFERGQTAVVIACVGWTLNGLLGLAGPVVSGFGGSRVTLLVGLATLGVLGALLGVLVPPYGVDGAALAVALAFVLQGLLQCAAMRALTGSWGLSEAMLPLLTRGATATAAALLTLALLEGEAPHPAARACATAVFALFFLPAALRVYRRPKPVDSRAIEVPA encoded by the coding sequence ATGCCCCACAGCGGTGTCCACGAACTGCCGACGGAGCGCTCCGTCACGCACGACAGCGACCTGCGGCGTGGCGCGCTCGCGAACCTGCTGGGCTTCGCAGTACGCGCGGGGCACCCGCTGTTGCTGGCGCTCACCACGCACCTCTACGGCGCCGGGCGCTGGGGTCTGTTCGTGGCAGCCCAAGCCGGTGTGATGCTCGCCGTACGCGTGGCGCTGCTGGGGTTCGACAAGGGGCTCCTCTACTGGTTGCCGCAGCGAGACCGCGCGGGGGCGCGCAGTGGTCTCGCTGGGATCGCAGCGGTCGCCGGCAGCTCCGCCCTGCTGCTCACGCTCCTCGCGGCCCTCGCGGCCGGGCCGCTGGCGGACTCGCGCGGGCTCCCCGAGGCTCGCCTCCCTTGGTCCTTGATGGCGCTCGGCATCTTGCCCCAGGCGGTGGGTGACTTCTTCGCGTACGCGAGCGTGGCGCGCCGCCGGCCCGAGGTGCTCGTGCTGGTGCGCGAAGTGGTGCTCCCGTTCAGCCTCGTCGGGGCGGCCATCGCGCTGCACGCGCTCGGCCTCGAAGAGCTGGGGCTGGCCTGGGCGTTCCTCGCGTCGCAGTGCCTGGGCGCCGTGGCGGCTGCGGTCGCCTACTGGCGCTGCGTCGGCCGCTTCGACGAGGGCGACCGCCAGCGTGAGCTCAGCTCCGGGTTCGTGCGGTATGCGCTGCCGCTCGGGGCGGCGGAGACGCTCAACGTGCTGCTCTTCCGACTGGACGCCCTGGTGCTGGCCGCGCTGGTGGACCCCGCCCTCGTCGGCGTGTACGGGGTGGTCACCCAGTTCGGCAACACCGTGCGCGGCGCGCGCGCGTCGTTCGAGCCCGTGGTGCACGCGGTCGCGGCGGACATGGCCACCGCCCCACGCGGTGAGCGCGTCCGCGAGGGCTTCGGGTTGGCCAGCAGCCTGGTGTTCGCGACCCAGCTCCCGCTCGCGTTCGCGGCGGTGATGCTCGCGCCGCTCGTGCTGCCCTGGTTCGGCCCCGGCTTCGAGCGTGGTCAGACGGCCGTGGTGATTGCCTGTGTCGGGTGGACGTTGAACGGCCTGCTCGGGCTCGCCGGACCCGTGGTGAGCGGCTTCGGGGGTAGCCGCGTGACCCTCCTCGTCGGGCTCGCCACGCTCGGCGTCCTGGGCGCGCTGCTGGGCGTGCTCGTGCCGCCCTACGGCGTGGACGGCGCTGCGCTCGCCGTCGCGCTCGCGTTCGTGCTGCAAGGACTCCTCCAATGCGCGGCGATGCGCGCGTTGACCGGGAGCTGGGGCCTGTCCGAGGCGATGCTTCCGCTGCTCACGCGTGGGGCCACCGCGACGGCAGCGGCGCTCCTCACCCTCGCGCTGCTCGAGGGTGAAGCCCCCCACCCCGCCGCGCGCGCGTGCGCCACCGCGGTGTTCGCGCTGTTCTTTCTCCCGGCCGCGCTGCGTGTCTATCGGCGTCCGAAGCCGGTCGACAGCCGCGCCATCGAGGTACCCGCATGA
- a CDS encoding glycosyltransferase, translating to MKVLDVNEFFADRGGGVRTYVHRKLEAGAARGVSVVVVAPGPEDRVEQRYGGKVVWVRSPTMPLDSRYHVLARERAVHAVIAQERPDVIEGSSPWSGGWFAARAPGRAPRVLVFHQDAVAVYGHSLLDGALRPDTVDRAALPYWRYLRQLSRHFDRTVVSGAWLAQRLARFGVHAPTTVRFGVDRQRFAQAQASTTRRADLLARCGLSPRATLLLAVSRLHPEKRVGTLMDAVGHLQGSPVFPHGVGLAIVGDGPLAPYYRRRAAATAGVHLVGFVDEPGALPEMMASADAFVHGSSAETYGLVVGEALAAGLPLVVPDAGGAAELAGAEYAERYRAGDAAGCADAIERLGARDPVRMRAAARRAGQTQVLDAAGHFDELFSTYEALAGARRPDLAPPLTLAAARATRAG from the coding sequence ATGAAGGTCTTGGATGTGAACGAGTTCTTCGCCGACCGCGGCGGGGGCGTCCGTACGTACGTACACCGCAAGCTCGAAGCCGGCGCCGCGCGCGGCGTGTCGGTGGTGGTGGTGGCCCCCGGTCCGGAGGACCGCGTGGAGCAACGCTACGGAGGCAAGGTGGTGTGGGTGAGGAGCCCCACCATGCCGCTGGACTCGCGCTACCACGTGCTCGCGCGAGAGCGCGCCGTGCACGCCGTCATCGCGCAGGAGCGCCCAGACGTGATCGAAGGCTCGAGCCCGTGGTCGGGAGGCTGGTTCGCGGCGCGCGCGCCCGGTCGCGCCCCACGCGTGCTGGTCTTCCACCAAGACGCCGTGGCGGTGTACGGGCACAGCCTGCTCGACGGCGCGCTGCGACCCGACACCGTGGACCGCGCTGCGCTCCCCTACTGGCGCTACCTGCGGCAGCTGTCGAGGCACTTCGACCGCACCGTGGTGAGCGGCGCGTGGCTGGCGCAGCGGCTCGCGCGCTTCGGGGTGCACGCGCCGACCACGGTGCGCTTCGGCGTGGACCGGCAGCGCTTCGCCCAAGCCCAGGCGTCTACTACGCGACGCGCCGACCTGCTGGCGCGCTGTGGGCTCTCCCCGCGGGCGACGCTGCTGCTGGCGGTGAGCCGCCTGCATCCGGAGAAGCGCGTCGGCACCCTGATGGACGCGGTCGGGCACCTGCAGGGTTCACCCGTGTTCCCGCACGGCGTGGGGCTCGCCATCGTGGGGGACGGCCCGCTCGCGCCGTACTACCGCCGGCGCGCCGCCGCGACCGCGGGCGTGCACCTGGTGGGCTTCGTGGACGAGCCCGGTGCGCTGCCGGAGATGATGGCCAGCGCCGACGCGTTCGTGCACGGCTCGTCGGCCGAGACGTACGGTTTGGTGGTGGGCGAGGCGCTGGCGGCGGGGCTGCCCCTGGTGGTGCCGGACGCGGGCGGCGCGGCCGAGCTCGCGGGTGCGGAGTACGCGGAGCGCTATCGCGCAGGCGACGCAGCGGGTTGCGCGGACGCCATCGAGCGCCTCGGCGCGCGGGACCCCGTGCGCATGCGCGCCGCCGCGAGGCGCGCGGGTCAGACGCAGGTGCTGGACGCCGCCGGTCACTTCGACGAGCTGTTCAGCACGTACGAGGCGCTCGCGGGCGCGAGACGACCCGACCTCGCGCCGCCCCTGACGCTGGCGGCCGCGCGTGCGACGAGGGCGGGCTGA
- a CDS encoding UDP-glucose/GDP-mannose dehydrogenase family protein: MHVTVIGSGYVGLVTGACLAEAGNTVACVDRDAAKVASLARGEVPIYEPGLESMVRANLSSGRLTFSIDTAAAVLGADVVFLTVGTPGRRDGGADMRHVDAAAETVAQYARKSVVLVLKSTVPVGTNERVRRIVQHATHPVHVVSNPEFLKEGAALADFLRPERIVVGYAGDDRGVIALMERLYHPYCLSGSRLLWMTPASAELTKYVSNTMLAMRISFMNEVALLADAAGADIHDVRQAVGADSRIGDKFLHAGAGYGGSCFPKDVQALSVAGRDFGVSMELADATHRVNERQKTVIAAKLRARFGGDLRGRRIAVWGLAFKPETDDTREAPALTTIDVLLSEGAHIVAHDPKALDEFRRLRRDRVELVQSPYDALNGADALALHTEWREYQNPDFDLMRQRMARPLIVDGRNVWSSYDLSALGFEYEGIGVGRAGQRESWTPMVDGRVRPSVPRLVQPVRRTELDLRAGSADVL; this comes from the coding sequence ATGCACGTCACCGTCATTGGCTCTGGATACGTGGGACTGGTCACAGGGGCTTGCTTGGCCGAAGCTGGCAACACCGTGGCCTGCGTGGATCGCGACGCGGCGAAGGTCGCTTCGCTCGCCCGTGGGGAGGTGCCCATCTACGAGCCTGGGCTCGAGTCGATGGTGCGCGCCAACCTCTCCTCTGGGCGCCTCACGTTCTCGATCGACACCGCCGCTGCGGTGCTGGGGGCCGATGTGGTCTTTCTCACGGTCGGTACGCCTGGGCGGCGCGACGGAGGGGCGGACATGCGCCACGTCGACGCCGCGGCCGAGACGGTGGCGCAGTACGCGCGCAAGAGCGTCGTGCTGGTGTTGAAGAGCACCGTGCCCGTGGGCACCAACGAGCGGGTGCGTCGCATCGTCCAGCACGCGACGCACCCGGTGCACGTGGTCAGCAACCCGGAGTTCTTGAAAGAGGGCGCGGCCCTCGCGGACTTCCTGCGACCGGAGCGAATCGTGGTGGGCTACGCCGGAGACGACCGCGGCGTGATCGCGCTCATGGAGCGCCTGTACCACCCGTACTGTCTGTCGGGCAGCCGCCTGTTGTGGATGACGCCGGCCTCCGCCGAGCTCACCAAGTACGTCTCGAACACCATGCTGGCGATGCGCATCTCGTTCATGAACGAGGTGGCGCTGCTGGCCGACGCGGCCGGCGCGGACATCCACGACGTGCGCCAGGCGGTGGGCGCCGACAGCCGCATCGGGGACAAGTTCCTGCACGCCGGAGCGGGCTACGGCGGCTCGTGCTTCCCCAAGGACGTGCAGGCGCTCAGCGTCGCGGGCCGCGACTTCGGCGTGTCGATGGAGCTGGCCGACGCGACGCACCGCGTGAACGAGCGCCAGAAGACGGTCATCGCCGCCAAGCTGCGCGCGCGCTTCGGCGGCGACCTGCGGGGGCGGCGCATCGCCGTGTGGGGCCTGGCCTTCAAGCCCGAGACGGACGACACGCGCGAGGCTCCCGCGCTCACCACCATCGACGTGCTCCTCAGCGAGGGGGCGCACATCGTGGCGCACGACCCCAAGGCTCTCGACGAGTTCCGACGGCTGCGTCGTGACCGCGTCGAGCTGGTGCAGTCGCCCTACGACGCGCTGAACGGCGCAGACGCGCTCGCGCTCCACACCGAGTGGCGCGAGTATCAGAACCCCGACTTCGACCTGATGCGGCAGCGCATGGCGCGTCCCCTCATCGTCGATGGACGCAACGTGTGGTCGAGCTACGACCTGAGCGCGTTGGGCTTCGAGTACGAGGGCATCGGCGTGGGCCGCGCGGGGCAGCGAGAGTCGTGGACTCCCATGGTCGACGGACGCGTCCGGCCGTCCGTGCCGCGGCTGGTGCAACCCGTGCGGCGCACGGAGCTTGACCTCCGCGCCGGCTCCGCCGACGTGCTGTAA
- a CDS encoding phospholipase C, phosphocholine-specific: MPTLGRRHFLRLTGLTATGLALPGCITKALEIPAHSCSRSLMDVEHVVILLQENRAFDHYFGTMAGVRGFGDRFTAPVADAPSLWHQRDGDGNVVLPYHLDETAGNAQRVEGTPHSFVDAQLAWNHGRYGRWASWKSERAMGYYTQQELPFQFALAEAFTLCDAYFCGMHAGTNPNRLVAFTGTNDPTGEQGGPAVDNSHDTLGDPAEGYTWTTYAERLQDAGVSWKVYQDMADNFTDNPLVGFQSFRTAERDDPSSPLARLGVSTTLTNDDLEGLRADVLAGQLPSVSWIIGPAEYSEHPGPSCPAQGAVYVQQVLEALTADPETWSKTVLLVTFDENDGFFDHVPPPCAPSARRDGTVMGASTVDDSAERHEAAAVIFGGAPPYGPGPRVPMWVVSPFSRGGWVCSENLDHTSILRFLEARFGVEEPNISAFRRAFSGDLCSAFDFENPNDDAVPPLAGYTRAEASQLRDSQELLDPVPAPTGAAGAMPRQAQGTRPSRALPYALYVDAEVGAEPQGVQLDFLNHGRVGAVFHVYDHLHLEDIPRRYAVGSGDALSDTIPVTDPGGAYELTILGPNGFFRWLRGAASATSETQGLEVEARYRGQTETLELTLHNRSERAQTCLVSARAYTDPSPVRVEVRARGQQTLRLDVSAAGRWYDYEVTVADDATFARRVAGRIENGLPSISDPAFGTT; this comes from the coding sequence ATGCCCACCCTCGGACGTCGACACTTCCTGCGCCTCACCGGACTCACCGCCACGGGCCTCGCGCTGCCCGGCTGCATCACGAAGGCCCTCGAGATCCCCGCCCACAGCTGCTCGCGCTCGCTGATGGACGTGGAGCACGTGGTCATTCTGCTGCAGGAGAACCGCGCCTTCGATCACTACTTCGGGACCATGGCCGGTGTGCGCGGCTTCGGGGACCGCTTCACCGCGCCCGTCGCCGACGCCCCTTCGCTGTGGCACCAGCGCGACGGAGACGGGAACGTCGTGCTCCCATACCACCTGGACGAGACCGCCGGGAACGCGCAGCGGGTCGAGGGCACGCCCCACAGCTTCGTGGACGCGCAGCTGGCCTGGAACCACGGGCGCTACGGGCGCTGGGCGTCGTGGAAGTCGGAGCGCGCGATGGGCTACTACACGCAGCAGGAGCTGCCGTTCCAGTTCGCGCTGGCCGAGGCCTTCACGCTCTGCGACGCGTATTTCTGCGGGATGCACGCGGGCACCAACCCGAACCGGCTGGTCGCCTTCACCGGCACCAACGACCCCACGGGCGAGCAAGGGGGTCCTGCGGTCGACAACTCGCACGACACGCTGGGCGACCCGGCCGAGGGCTACACGTGGACCACCTACGCCGAGCGCCTCCAGGACGCCGGGGTGTCCTGGAAGGTCTACCAGGACATGGCGGACAACTTCACGGACAACCCGCTGGTCGGCTTCCAGAGCTTTCGAACAGCAGAGCGGGACGACCCGAGCTCGCCGCTCGCCCGCCTGGGCGTCTCCACCACGCTGACCAACGACGACCTCGAGGGGCTCCGCGCGGACGTGCTGGCGGGGCAGCTGCCGAGCGTGTCGTGGATCATCGGCCCGGCGGAGTACTCGGAGCACCCGGGCCCCTCGTGCCCGGCGCAGGGCGCGGTGTACGTGCAGCAGGTGCTGGAGGCGCTCACGGCCGATCCCGAGACGTGGAGCAAGACGGTGCTGCTCGTGACGTTCGACGAGAACGACGGCTTCTTCGACCACGTGCCGCCGCCCTGCGCGCCCTCCGCGCGGCGCGATGGCACCGTGATGGGCGCGAGCACCGTGGACGACAGCGCCGAGCGCCACGAAGCGGCGGCGGTGATCTTCGGCGGCGCGCCTCCCTATGGCCCGGGTCCGCGCGTGCCCATGTGGGTGGTGTCGCCCTTCAGCCGCGGGGGCTGGGTGTGCTCCGAGAACCTGGACCACACGTCCATCCTGCGCTTCCTCGAGGCGCGCTTCGGGGTGGAAGAGCCCAACATCAGCGCGTTCCGGCGCGCGTTCTCGGGCGACCTGTGCAGCGCGTTCGACTTCGAGAACCCCAACGACGACGCCGTGCCGCCGCTCGCAGGCTACACGCGCGCCGAGGCTTCGCAGCTGCGGGATTCGCAGGAGCTGCTGGATCCCGTCCCCGCACCCACCGGCGCGGCGGGTGCGATGCCGCGCCAAGCGCAGGGGACCCGCCCGTCGCGCGCGCTGCCGTATGCCCTGTACGTCGATGCCGAGGTGGGCGCCGAGCCCCAGGGCGTGCAACTCGACTTCCTGAACCATGGTCGTGTGGGTGCGGTGTTCCACGTCTACGACCATCTGCACCTCGAAGACATCCCGCGCCGCTACGCGGTCGGCTCCGGCGACGCGCTCTCGGACACCATCCCCGTGACCGATCCGGGTGGAGCCTACGAGCTGACCATCCTCGGCCCCAACGGCTTCTTCCGCTGGCTGCGCGGCGCGGCGAGCGCCACCTCGGAGACGCAGGGACTGGAGGTCGAGGCGCGCTACCGTGGGCAGACGGAGACGCTGGAGCTGACGCTACACAACCGCAGCGAGCGCGCGCAGACGTGCTTGGTGAGCGCCCGCGCATACACGGACCCCAGCCCCGTGCGCGTCGAGGTCCGGGCACGCGGCCAGCAGACGCTGCGGCTCGACGTTTCGGCGGCGGGGCGCTGGTACGACTACGAGGTCACCGTGGCAGACGACGCGACGTTCGCGCGACGGGTCGCCGGACGCATCGAGAACGGCCTGCCCAGCATCAGCGACCCCGCCTTCGGCACGACGTGA
- a CDS encoding amidase — MSGGGPLRELLALSALDQAALLRRGELTCEALTAAYLTRIEARDGALGAFAHVGAERALAAARALDRQRRRDPHQPRGPLWGLPTGLKDLHFTAGAPARMGSRAWRHMWSPFDDATSAAVRRAGLVITGKLTTSELAILPFVETDLGPPTRNPWDLELTAGGSSGGSAAAVAGGLLPIAPGSDGAGSIRIPAAFCGLVGLKTTRGLVPNPMDTFDTIGISVIGPIARSVPDAAALLDVLAGDPHGGFSNACWGDVPSLRVATTVESPLVETHPDVVTAVDVVARVLGELGHRVQAAPALEGTVAEFLPIFQYLVAAQPVISARLLQPTTRWLRDAGRDVHKAHAMHARHSIAQRVDALLADTDLWVVPTVAVPPLRVGELARCGAAERFDRAALLGAWTAALNASGNPALTLPVMVGGRPLGVQLVGKRGDDGRLLALGRAVLDALGTPLVTMPA, encoded by the coding sequence ATGAGCGGCGGCGGGCCGCTGCGCGAGCTGCTGGCGCTGTCGGCGCTCGACCAAGCGGCGCTGCTGCGACGGGGGGAGCTCACGTGCGAGGCGCTGACTGCGGCTTATCTCACGCGCATCGAGGCGCGCGACGGCGCGCTGGGGGCGTTCGCGCACGTGGGGGCCGAGCGGGCGCTCGCGGCGGCGCGGGCGCTCGACCGACAGCGACGACGTGACCCCCATCAGCCGCGTGGCCCGCTCTGGGGGCTGCCCACGGGGCTGAAGGATCTCCACTTCACGGCGGGCGCTCCCGCGCGCATGGGGTCCCGCGCGTGGCGGCACATGTGGTCACCCTTCGATGACGCCACCAGCGCTGCCGTGCGCCGCGCGGGCCTGGTCATCACGGGCAAGCTCACCACCTCCGAGCTGGCCATCCTGCCGTTCGTCGAGACCGACCTCGGCCCGCCCACGCGCAACCCGTGGGACCTCGAGCTCACGGCGGGCGGCTCGTCCGGAGGCTCGGCGGCTGCCGTCGCCGGGGGCCTCCTGCCGATCGCGCCCGGGAGCGACGGCGCCGGGTCCATTCGCATCCCCGCCGCGTTCTGCGGGTTGGTGGGCCTCAAGACCACGCGCGGCCTGGTGCCCAACCCCATGGACACCTTCGACACCATCGGCATCTCGGTCATCGGGCCCATCGCGCGCAGCGTGCCGGACGCCGCAGCCCTGCTGGACGTGCTCGCGGGCGATCCGCACGGGGGCTTCTCCAACGCCTGCTGGGGTGACGTACCGTCCTTGCGTGTGGCCACCACGGTCGAGAGCCCGCTGGTCGAGACGCACCCCGATGTGGTCACGGCCGTGGACGTCGTCGCGCGTGTGCTCGGCGAGCTAGGTCATCGCGTCCAGGCCGCGCCGGCGCTCGAGGGAACCGTCGCGGAGTTCCTGCCCATCTTCCAGTACCTCGTGGCGGCGCAGCCGGTCATCTCCGCGCGCCTGCTCCAACCGACCACGCGCTGGCTGCGCGACGCGGGCCGCGACGTGCACAAGGCGCATGCCATGCACGCCCGGCACAGCATCGCGCAGCGGGTGGACGCGCTCTTGGCGGACACGGACCTGTGGGTGGTCCCGACCGTTGCCGTGCCTCCCCTGCGCGTGGGCGAGCTCGCGCGCTGTGGGGCCGCCGAGCGCTTCGACCGGGCTGCGCTGCTGGGCGCGTGGACGGCGGCGCTCAACGCCAGCGGCAACCCGGCGTTGACGCTCCCCGTCATGGTGGGTGGGCGGCCGCTGGGTGTGCAGCTGGTGGGCAAGCGCGGCGACGACGGCCGTCTGCTCGCGCTGGGGCGCGCCGTGCTGGACGCGCTGGGTACCCCGCTGGTCACGATGCCCGCATAG
- a CDS encoding DUF2505 family protein, producing the protein MSTQVTLRHEIPTNPAHFMERVHWNEHYQETIHKLLDMRYQLIKRDPTTGEREVKTWPSTDVPAVVRKVMGDDLHFHEKGQTDAATGRYDFVVHPSKGNITITGYQAVEPLGADKLTRIVHFDIDAKIPLGVGKVVEAFVRSALQRSYDESATLIGKYLRGELG; encoded by the coding sequence ATGTCCACCCAGGTCACGCTGCGCCACGAGATCCCCACCAACCCCGCTCACTTCATGGAGCGCGTCCACTGGAACGAGCACTACCAGGAGACCATCCACAAGCTGCTCGACATGCGCTACCAGCTCATCAAGCGCGACCCGACCACGGGCGAGCGTGAGGTGAAGACCTGGCCCAGCACGGACGTGCCGGCCGTCGTGCGGAAGGTCATGGGGGACGACCTGCACTTCCACGAGAAGGGGCAGACCGACGCGGCTACCGGCCGCTACGACTTCGTGGTGCATCCTTCGAAGGGCAACATCACGATCACCGGCTACCAGGCGGTGGAGCCCCTCGGTGCCGACAAGCTCACGCGCATCGTCCACTTCGACATCGACGCGAAGATCCCGCTGGGCGTGGGCAAGGTGGTCGAGGCCTTCGTGCGCAGCGCGCTGCAGCGCAGCTACGACGAGAGCGCGACGCTGATCGGGAAGTACCTGCGCGGCGAGCTGGGATGA